One Streptomyces sp. L2 genomic window carries:
- a CDS encoding cytochrome c biogenesis protein CcdA, which produces MSALVTVAAQNETVLHGALLIALPVALLGGLVSFFSPCVLPLVPGYLSYVTGVAGSDLGEARRGRMVTGAALFVLGFSAVFISGGALFGYFGANLQEHKDTLSKVLGVLMIAMGVFFMGLMPWFTQREFRFHKRPAAGLAGAPILGALFGIGWTPCIGPTLGSVNFLAMNQSSAGRGAVLMIAYCLGLGLPFVLAAVAFRKALGAFAWVKRHYVWVMRIGGTMMIVTGVLLLTGAWDRLVHEMQTWSDGFTVGI; this is translated from the coding sequence GTGAGCGCACTCGTGACGGTGGCCGCGCAGAACGAGACCGTGCTGCACGGCGCCCTGCTGATCGCCCTGCCGGTCGCCCTGCTCGGCGGGCTCGTCTCCTTCTTCTCCCCCTGCGTCCTGCCCCTCGTCCCCGGCTACCTCTCCTACGTCACCGGGGTCGCCGGCAGCGACCTGGGCGAGGCCCGGCGCGGCCGGATGGTCACCGGTGCCGCCCTGTTCGTGCTGGGCTTCAGCGCCGTGTTCATCTCCGGCGGAGCCCTGTTCGGCTACTTCGGCGCGAACCTCCAGGAGCACAAGGACACCCTGTCGAAGGTGCTCGGCGTGCTCATGATCGCCATGGGCGTCTTCTTCATGGGCCTGATGCCCTGGTTCACCCAGCGCGAGTTCCGCTTCCACAAGCGGCCCGCCGCCGGCCTGGCCGGCGCGCCGATACTGGGCGCCCTGTTCGGCATCGGCTGGACGCCCTGCATCGGCCCCACCCTCGGCTCGGTGAACTTCCTGGCCATGAACCAGTCCAGCGCCGGGCGCGGCGCCGTGCTGATGATCGCGTACTGCCTGGGGCTCGGCCTGCCGTTCGTGCTCGCGGCCGTCGCCTTCCGCAAGGCCCTGGGCGCCTTCGCCTGGGTCAAGCGCCACTATGTCTGGGTGATGCGCATCGGCGGCACGATGATGATCGTGACCGGTGTGCTGCTGCTGACCGGGGCCTGGGACCGCCTGGTACATGAGATGCAGACGTGGTCCGACGGCTTCACTGTGGGGATCTGA
- the ccsB gene encoding c-type cytochrome biogenesis protein CcsB, producing MTLAVATNEHLASISNTLIYSSMAVYTLAFFAYIAEWLFGSRSKVGRTAAALTAGEEERKAAGPAVTARKAGGTAVLERPKVVVRSQSGARDVPDGPGAHGGDEQGDLYGRIAISLTVLAFLVELSGVVARAASVQRAPWGNMYEFNITFSTVAVAVYLGLLALRKNVRWLGLFLVTTVLLDLGLAVTVLYTASDQLVPALHSYWLYIHVSTAIFCGAVFYVGAVATILYLFKDSYENKLQTGGKPGAFATSVLERLPASASLDKFAYRVNAAVFPLWTFTIIAGAIWAGDAWGRYWNWDPKETWSFITWIGYACYLHARATAGWKGRKAAYLAMLAFACWLFNYYGVNIFVTGKHSYAGV from the coding sequence GTGACACTCGCCGTTGCCACCAACGAACACCTGGCGAGCATCAGCAACACGCTGATCTACTCGTCCATGGCCGTCTACACGCTGGCCTTCTTCGCCTACATCGCCGAGTGGCTGTTCGGCAGCCGCAGCAAGGTGGGCCGTACGGCCGCCGCGCTGACCGCCGGCGAGGAGGAGCGCAAGGCGGCCGGGCCCGCGGTCACCGCGCGGAAGGCCGGCGGGACCGCCGTACTGGAGCGGCCGAAGGTCGTCGTGCGGTCCCAGTCCGGCGCGCGGGACGTGCCGGACGGCCCCGGCGCGCACGGCGGCGACGAGCAGGGCGACCTGTACGGCCGGATCGCGATCTCCCTCACCGTGCTCGCCTTCCTCGTGGAGCTGTCGGGCGTCGTCGCCCGCGCGGCCTCCGTGCAGCGGGCGCCGTGGGGCAACATGTACGAGTTCAACATCACGTTCTCCACGGTCGCCGTCGCCGTCTACCTGGGGCTGCTGGCCCTGAGGAAGAACGTGCGCTGGCTCGGCCTGTTCCTGGTCACCACGGTCCTGCTGGACCTCGGCCTCGCCGTCACCGTGCTGTACACCGCGAGCGACCAGCTGGTCCCGGCCCTGCACTCGTACTGGCTCTACATCCACGTCTCGACCGCGATCTTCTGCGGCGCCGTGTTCTACGTCGGCGCGGTCGCCACCATCCTGTACCTGTTCAAGGACTCGTACGAGAACAAGCTGCAGACCGGCGGCAAGCCCGGCGCCTTCGCCACCTCGGTCCTGGAGCGCCTGCCCGCCTCCGCGTCGCTCGACAAGTTCGCGTACCGCGTCAACGCGGCCGTCTTCCCGCTGTGGACGTTCACGATCATCGCGGGCGCGATCTGGGCGGGCGACGCCTGGGGCCGCTACTGGAACTGGGACCCCAAGGAGACCTGGTCCTTCATCACCTGGATCGGCTACGCCTGCTACCTGCACGCGCGCGCCACGGCCGGCTGGAAGGGCCGCAAGGCCGCCTACCTGGCGATGCTCGCCTTCGCCTGCTGGCTGTTCAACTACTACGGCGTCAACATCTTCGTGACCGGCAAGCACTCGTACGCGGGCGTCTGA
- a CDS encoding cytochrome c biogenesis protein ResB, with protein MSTTDTDTGAGKGPDTGQDGEDLGAAGSQLSTAPREDAPGTVGLGVLGWARWFWRQLTSMRVALLLLLLLSLGAIPGSLIPQTGADINKVDDFRKAHKTLSPVYDKLGLFHVYSSVWFSAVYILLFVSLIGCIIPRTWQFVGQLRGRPPAAPKRLNRLPAYTTWRTTADPEQVREAALALLKRRRFRAHVTGDAVAAEKGYVRELGNLIFHIALIVLLVAFASGQLYKSDGTKLVVEGDGFANAIPMYDDFRSGSLFKGDDLVPFSFDLKDFKGTYELTGPNRGTPRTYEARITYSKGADGKEQSTTVKVNQPLHIDDSKVYLVSHGYAPVITVRDGKGKVVYHDAVPLLPLDGNVTSNGVIKVLDGYRNPQGKKEQLGFQAFFVPTFDPKSGTMLSAFPSLLNPLLAVNAYHGDLGSVNAGVPQSVYQLDKTDMKEFKDSKGKLLKKLLQPGDTMKLPNGAGSLTFDKEIKEWAGFEIVQEPGSGWALGGALAAIFGLAGSLFIQRRRVWVRAVRGADGVTVVEMAGLGRSESAKVPEELGDLAGTLYDPELAPDEPEAEPDAVSDSDTDAAAVVAEGAEH; from the coding sequence ATGAGCACCACCGACACGGACACCGGCGCCGGCAAGGGCCCCGACACCGGCCAGGACGGCGAGGACCTCGGCGCGGCCGGCTCCCAGCTGTCCACCGCCCCGCGGGAGGACGCCCCCGGCACGGTCGGTCTTGGCGTCCTCGGCTGGGCCCGCTGGTTCTGGCGGCAGCTGACCTCCATGCGGGTCGCGCTGCTGCTGCTCCTGCTGCTCTCCCTCGGCGCGATCCCCGGCTCCCTGATCCCGCAGACCGGCGCCGACATCAACAAGGTCGACGACTTCCGCAAGGCGCACAAGACGCTCTCGCCGGTCTACGACAAGCTCGGCCTGTTCCACGTCTACAGCTCGGTGTGGTTCTCCGCCGTCTACATCCTGCTGTTCGTCTCCCTCATCGGCTGCATCATCCCGCGCACCTGGCAGTTCGTCGGCCAGCTCCGCGGTCGCCCGCCGGCCGCGCCCAAGCGGCTGAACCGGCTGCCCGCCTACACCACCTGGCGCACCACCGCCGACCCCGAGCAGGTGCGCGAGGCCGCGCTCGCCCTGCTCAAGCGGCGCCGCTTCCGGGCCCACGTCACCGGCGACGCGGTGGCCGCCGAGAAGGGCTACGTGCGTGAGCTGGGCAACCTGATCTTCCACATCGCGCTGATCGTGCTGCTGGTCGCCTTCGCCTCCGGCCAGCTGTACAAGTCGGACGGCACCAAGCTGGTCGTCGAGGGCGACGGCTTCGCCAACGCGATCCCGATGTACGACGACTTCCGCTCCGGCAGCCTGTTCAAGGGCGACGACCTGGTGCCGTTCAGCTTCGACCTGAAGGACTTCAAGGGCACCTACGAGCTGACCGGCCCCAACCGCGGCACCCCGCGCACCTACGAGGCGAGGATCACCTACAGCAAGGGCGCGGACGGCAAGGAGCAGTCGACGACCGTCAAGGTCAACCAGCCGCTGCACATCGACGACTCCAAGGTCTACCTCGTCAGCCACGGCTACGCGCCCGTGATCACCGTCCGGGACGGCAAGGGCAAGGTCGTCTACCACGACGCCGTACCGCTGCTGCCGCTCGACGGCAACGTCACCTCCAACGGCGTCATCAAGGTGCTGGACGGCTACCGCAACCCGCAGGGGAAGAAGGAGCAGCTCGGCTTCCAGGCGTTCTTCGTGCCGACCTTCGACCCCAAGAGCGGCACGATGCTCTCGGCGTTCCCCTCGCTGCTGAACCCGCTGCTCGCGGTGAACGCGTACCACGGTGACCTGGGCAGCGTGAACGCCGGTGTCCCGCAGAGCGTGTACCAGCTCGACAAGACGGACATGAAGGAGTTCAAGGACAGCAAGGGCAAGCTGCTGAAGAAGCTGCTCCAGCCCGGCGACACCATGAAGCTCCCGAACGGCGCCGGCTCCCTGACCTTCGACAAGGAGATCAAGGAGTGGGCCGGGTTCGAGATCGTCCAGGAGCCCGGCAGCGGCTGGGCCCTCGGCGGCGCGCTGGCCGCGATCTTCGGTCTCGCCGGGTCGCTGTTCATCCAGCGCCGCCGCGTCTGGGTGCGGGCCGTGCGCGGTGCCGACGGCGTCACGGTCGTCGAGATGGCCGGCCTCGGCCGCAGCGAGTCCGCGAAGGTCCCCGAGGAACTGGGCGACCTCGCCGGCACCCTGTACGACCCGGAACTGGCACCCGATGAGCCGGAGGCGGAGCCGGATGCTGTATCCGACTCCGATACCGACGCCGCAGCAGTTGTTGCCGAAGGGGCTGAGCATTGA
- a CDS encoding histidine phosphatase family protein, producing MRHGEVANPDGILYGRLPGYHLSELGREMADRVAEHLAPRDVTYVVASPLERAQETATPIAKAHGLDLDTDARLIEADNVFQGKTFGVGDGALRNPDNWKHLVNPFKPSWGEPYVDQVVRMMGALDAAKDKARGHEAVVVSHQLPIWIVRSYVEKRRLWHDPRKRQCTLASLTTFTYQGDRIVSVGYAEPAIDLVPVHLRAGAKPQKGKGTAQGKAFGA from the coding sequence CGGCACGGTGAGGTCGCCAACCCGGACGGGATCCTGTACGGGCGGCTGCCCGGCTACCACCTGTCCGAGCTGGGCCGGGAGATGGCCGACCGGGTCGCCGAGCACCTCGCCCCGCGCGACGTGACGTACGTCGTCGCCTCCCCGCTGGAGCGGGCGCAGGAGACGGCCACCCCGATCGCCAAGGCGCACGGCCTGGACCTGGACACCGACGCGCGGCTCATCGAGGCCGACAACGTCTTCCAGGGCAAGACCTTCGGCGTCGGCGACGGCGCGCTGCGCAATCCGGACAACTGGAAGCACCTGGTCAACCCGTTCAAGCCGTCCTGGGGCGAGCCGTACGTCGACCAGGTCGTGCGGATGATGGGCGCGCTGGACGCGGCCAAGGACAAGGCGCGCGGGCACGAGGCGGTGGTGGTCAGCCACCAGCTGCCGATCTGGATCGTGCGGAGCTACGTCGAGAAGCGGCGGCTGTGGCACGACCCGCGCAAGCGGCAGTGCACGCTCGCCTCCCTGACGACTTTCACATATCAGGGGGACAGGATCGTCTCCGTCGGCTACGCCGAGCCGGCCATCGACCTCGTACCCGTCCATCTCCGGGCCGGCGCCAAGCCGCAGAAGGGGAAGGGGACGGCCCAGGGGAAGGCGTTCGGGGCCTGA
- a CDS encoding TlpA disulfide reductase family protein: MSTRSRASLIGAVAAVAALTLSACGSGGISGGGGDTNFVTGDHGVSTVPQGKRGAAPDLSGKTIDGKTLAVGDYRGKVVVLNFWGSWCGPCRAEAKYFAKVSKEYADKGVQFVGVNTRDTNVTSAVSFEKDAGITYPSLYDPTGKLMLRFRKGTLNPQLIPSTLILDRHGKVAARALEQLDETSLTEMIKPVLAEK; encoded by the coding sequence ATGAGTACCCGTAGCCGTGCCTCCCTGATCGGTGCCGTGGCCGCCGTCGCGGCCCTGACCCTGTCCGCGTGCGGCTCGGGCGGTATCTCGGGCGGCGGGGGCGACACCAACTTCGTCACCGGCGACCACGGCGTCTCCACCGTCCCGCAGGGCAAGCGGGGCGCGGCTCCGGACCTGTCCGGCAAGACCATCGACGGCAAGACCCTCGCCGTCGGCGACTACCGGGGCAAGGTCGTCGTCCTCAACTTCTGGGGTTCCTGGTGCGGCCCCTGCCGGGCCGAGGCCAAGTACTTCGCCAAGGTCTCCAAGGAATACGCGGACAAGGGCGTGCAGTTCGTCGGCGTCAACACCCGCGACACCAACGTCACCTCGGCCGTCTCCTTCGAGAAGGACGCCGGGATCACCTACCCGAGCCTGTACGACCCGACCGGCAAGCTGATGCTCCGGTTCAGGAAGGGCACGCTCAACCCGCAGCTGATCCCCTCCACCCTCATCCTCGACCGGCACGGGAAGGTCGCCGCGCGGGCGCTGGAGCAGCTCGACGAGACCTCCCTGACCGAGATGATCAAACCGGTCCTGGCGGAGAAGTGA